A part of Vespertiliibacter pulmonis genomic DNA contains:
- the proS gene encoding proline--tRNA ligase: MRTSQYLFSTLKETPNDAQVVSHQLMLRAGMIRPLASGLYTWLPTGIRVLKKVENIIREEMNKSGALEVEMPVVQPADLWIESERWEDYGPELLRFKDRGDRPFVLGPTHEEVVTDLVRREISSYKQLPLNLYQIQTKFRDEVRPRFGVMRGREFLMKDAYSFHISKESLQETYDIMHQTYSNIFTRLGLDFRPVAADTGSIGGSASHEFQVLAESGEDDVVFSTESDYAANIELAEAITIGERQAPTAKMQLIDTPNAKTINELVEQFALPIEKTVKTLIVKGSTEEQPLVALVIRGDHELNEIKAEKLAEVAEPFEFADEIDIKAKIGASVGSLGPVNLSIPVIIDRSVAIMSDFATGANIDGKHYFNVNWERDVALPKIADLRNVVEGDPSPDGKGTLQIKRGIEVGHIFQLGTKYSEAMKATVQGEDGRPQTMIMGCYGIGVTRVVAAAIEQHHDERGIIWPTDAIAPFTVAIVPMNMQKSEKVQAFAQELYKTLMAQGIEVIFDDRKERPGVMFADMELIGVPHMIVIGEKNLDNGEIEYKNRRTGEKQMIAKEQLIEFIANQIQR, translated from the coding sequence ATGCGTACAAGCCAATATCTATTTTCAACGCTTAAAGAAACACCAAATGATGCTCAAGTAGTCAGCCACCAATTAATGCTAAGAGCAGGTATGATCCGACCGCTTGCTTCAGGGCTATATACTTGGCTACCAACAGGAATTCGTGTATTAAAAAAAGTCGAGAATATTATTCGTGAAGAAATGAATAAAAGCGGGGCATTAGAAGTGGAAATGCCTGTTGTCCAACCTGCCGATTTATGGATTGAATCTGAACGCTGGGAGGACTATGGTCCAGAATTGCTTCGTTTTAAGGACCGTGGCGACCGCCCTTTTGTGCTTGGCCCAACTCACGAAGAAGTTGTTACTGATCTAGTTCGCCGAGAAATTAGCTCATACAAACAGCTTCCGTTGAATTTATATCAAATTCAAACAAAATTCCGTGATGAAGTTCGCCCACGCTTTGGTGTAATGCGTGGACGAGAATTCTTAATGAAAGATGCTTACTCTTTCCACATCAGTAAAGAATCATTGCAAGAAACCTACGATATTATGCACCAAACTTATAGTAATATTTTTACTCGTTTAGGTTTGGATTTCCGCCCAGTGGCTGCTGATACTGGCTCTATTGGCGGTTCAGCCTCCCACGAATTCCAAGTGCTAGCTGAAAGTGGTGAAGATGATGTCGTATTTTCAACTGAATCTGATTATGCTGCCAACATTGAACTTGCCGAAGCGATTACGATTGGTGAACGCCAAGCGCCTACGGCTAAAATGCAACTTATAGACACGCCAAATGCAAAAACGATCAATGAACTTGTTGAACAATTTGCTCTACCTATTGAGAAAACTGTAAAAACACTGATCGTAAAAGGCTCAACGGAAGAACAACCATTAGTCGCATTAGTTATTCGTGGCGATCACGAACTCAATGAAATTAAAGCTGAAAAATTAGCAGAAGTCGCCGAACCATTTGAATTTGCTGATGAAATAGATATCAAAGCCAAAATTGGGGCGAGTGTTGGTTCACTTGGTCCTGTTAATTTATCTATTCCAGTAATTATTGACCGAAGCGTTGCCATAATGAGCGATTTTGCAACGGGTGCAAACATTGACGGCAAACACTATTTTAACGTGAACTGGGAACGTGACGTCGCTCTTCCAAAAATCGCTGATTTACGTAATGTTGTTGAAGGTGATCCAAGCCCAGACGGCAAAGGCACACTTCAAATTAAACGAGGCATTGAAGTTGGGCATATCTTCCAACTTGGTACAAAATATTCAGAGGCAATGAAAGCCACCGTTCAAGGTGAAGATGGACGTCCACAAACAATGATTATGGGCTGTTACGGCATTGGTGTTACTCGTGTTGTGGCTGCCGCCATTGAACAACATCACGATGAACGAGGCATTATTTGGCCAACCGATGCCATCGCGCCTTTTACCGTTGCAATTGTGCCAATGAATATGCAAAAATCAGAAAAAGTTCAAGCATTTGCACAAGAACTCTATAAAACATTGATGGCACAAGGTATCGAAGTGATTTTTGATGACCGTAAAGAACGCCCAGGTGTAATGTTTGCTGATATGGAACTTATTGGCGTACCGCATATGATTGTAATTGGCGAGAAAAATCTTGATAATGGTGAGATTGAGTATAAAAATCGCCGTACAGGTGAAAAACAGATGATTGCTAAAGAGCAACTCATTGAATTTATTGCTAATCAAATTCAGCGCTAA
- the acpP gene encoding acyl carrier protein: MSIEERVKKIIVDQLGAKAEDVKPEASFIEDLGADSLDTVELVMALEEEFDIEIPDEEAEKITTVQSAIDYVQNNS; this comes from the coding sequence ATGAGCATTGAAGAACGCGTAAAAAAAATCATCGTTGATCAACTTGGCGCAAAAGCAGAAGATGTAAAACCAGAAGCTTCTTTCATCGAAGATTTAGGTGCAGATTCTCTTGATACTGTTGAGTTAGTGATGGCTTTAGAAGAAGAATTCGATATCGAAATTCCTGATGAAGAAGCAGAAAAAATTACTACTGTTCAATCAGCAATTGATTACGTTCAAAACAATTCTTAA
- a CDS encoding YbaB/EbfC family nucleoid-associated protein → MFGKGGLGGLMKQAQQMQERMQKMQEEIAQLEVTGESGAGLVKITVNGAHNCRRIEIDPSLMEDDKEMLEDLIAAAFNDAVRRAEELQKEKMATVTAGMQLPPGMKMPF, encoded by the coding sequence ATGTTTGGAAAAGGTGGATTGGGCGGCTTAATGAAGCAAGCTCAACAAATGCAAGAACGTATGCAAAAAATGCAAGAAGAGATCGCCCAACTAGAAGTAACGGGTGAATCAGGTGCAGGTTTAGTGAAAATTACGGTCAATGGTGCTCATAACTGTCGCCGTATTGAAATTGACCCATCACTAATGGAAGATGATAAAGAGATGCTGGAAGATTTAATTGCTGCCGCATTTAATGACGCTGTACGCCGTGCTGAAGAGTTACAAAAAGAGAAAATGGCAACAGTTACTGCTGGTATGCAATTACCGCCTGGAATGAAAATGCCTTTTTAA
- the ilvD gene encoding dihydroxy-acid dehydratase, whose translation MPKLRSATSTQGRNMAGARALWRATGMKENDFGKPIIAVVNSFTQFVPGHVHLKDMGQLVAAEIEKAGGVAKEFNTIAVDDGIAMGHGGMLYSLPSRDLIADSVEYMVNAHCADAMVCISNCDKITPGMLMAALRLNIPTIFVSGGPMEAGKTKLSDKIIKLDLVDAMIQGANPNVSDAESEQIERSACPTCGSCSGMFTANSMNCLTEALGLSLPGNGSCLATHADRKQLFLKAGQQIVELCKRYYEQDDEKVLPRAIANKQAFENAMSLDIAMGGSTNTVLHLLAAAQEADVDFTMADIDRLSRVVPCLSKVAPNTQKYHMEDVHRAGGIMAILGELDRANLLNSNTHTILGMSLAEQIAQYDIILTKDEAVHTFFRAGPAGIRTTQAFSQDTRWDSVDDDRENGCIRSKQFAYSQDGGLAMLSGNLALDGCIVKTAGVDESILKFTGKAIVFESQEDAVSGILGGKVKAGHIVVIRYEGPKGGPGMQEMLYPTSYLKSIGLGKECALLTDGRFSGGTSGLSIGHCSPEAAAGGVIGLVKDGDTIEIDIPNRSIQLIVSDEELAQRRQEQDKLGWKPVNREREVSFALKVYGHFATSADKGAVRDKTKI comes from the coding sequence ATGCCTAAATTACGTTCTGCAACCAGCACTCAAGGTCGCAATATGGCAGGGGCTCGAGCATTATGGCGAGCGACTGGAATGAAAGAAAACGACTTCGGCAAACCTATTATTGCCGTTGTAAACTCATTTACACAGTTTGTGCCAGGACACGTTCATTTAAAAGATATGGGGCAATTAGTTGCTGCCGAAATCGAAAAAGCAGGCGGTGTTGCGAAAGAGTTTAACACTATTGCCGTTGATGATGGCATCGCAATGGGGCACGGCGGTATGCTCTATTCATTACCTAGCCGTGATTTAATTGCAGACTCTGTTGAATATATGGTCAATGCACACTGCGCTGACGCAATGGTTTGTATTTCCAACTGCGATAAAATCACCCCTGGAATGTTAATGGCAGCTCTACGCCTTAATATTCCAACTATTTTTGTTTCAGGTGGACCAATGGAGGCTGGAAAGACCAAGCTATCCGATAAAATCATCAAATTAGATTTAGTTGATGCAATGATTCAAGGAGCAAATCCAAATGTTTCTGATGCAGAAAGCGAACAAATCGAACGTTCTGCTTGCCCTACTTGTGGCTCTTGCTCTGGAATGTTTACCGCTAATTCAATGAACTGCCTCACTGAAGCTTTAGGTCTTAGTTTGCCAGGTAACGGCTCGTGTTTAGCTACTCACGCTGATCGCAAGCAACTCTTCTTAAAAGCAGGACAACAAATTGTTGAACTATGCAAACGTTACTATGAACAAGATGATGAAAAAGTATTACCTCGTGCCATTGCAAATAAACAAGCCTTTGAAAATGCAATGAGTTTAGATATTGCAATGGGAGGTTCAACCAATACAGTTCTTCATCTGTTAGCGGCCGCTCAAGAAGCCGACGTTGATTTTACAATGGCTGATATTGACCGATTATCCCGAGTTGTACCTTGTTTGAGTAAAGTTGCACCTAATACCCAAAAATACCATATGGAAGATGTACATCGAGCGGGTGGTATTATGGCAATTCTAGGTGAACTAGATCGTGCAAATCTGCTAAACAGCAATACTCATACCATACTAGGAATGAGCCTTGCAGAACAAATTGCCCAATATGATATTATTTTAACCAAAGACGAAGCAGTACATACATTCTTCCGAGCAGGGCCTGCTGGCATCAGAACAACTCAAGCCTTCTCTCAAGATACCCGTTGGGATAGCGTTGATGATGATCGTGAAAATGGTTGTATCCGCAGTAAACAGTTTGCCTATAGCCAAGATGGCGGTTTAGCAATGCTCTCAGGAAATTTAGCGCTCGATGGTTGTATTGTGAAAACAGCAGGGGTCGATGAAAGTATCCTAAAATTCACAGGAAAAGCTATTGTGTTTGAAAGCCAAGAAGATGCTGTTTCAGGTATTCTAGGTGGCAAAGTAAAAGCAGGACATATTGTTGTTATCCGCTATGAAGGGCCAAAAGGCGGACCAGGTATGCAAGAAATGCTCTACCCAACAAGCTACCTCAAATCTATCGGCTTAGGTAAAGAATGTGCCTTATTAACAGACGGGCGTTTCTCTGGCGGTACATCAGGCTTATCAATCGGACACTGCTCACCAGAAGCTGCCGCAGGCGGTGTTATTGGTCTAGTCAAGGACGGCGATACCATTGAAATTGATATTCCAAATCGCTCCATTCAGCTTATCGTATCAGATGAAGAACTTGCTCAACGCCGACAAGAACAAGATAAATTAGGCTGGAAACCTGTTAATCGTGAACGAGAAGTCTCTTTCGCTTTAAAAGTTTACGGGCATTTTGCTACTTCAGCAGATAAAGGTGCGGTGCGAGATAAAACTAAAATCTAG
- a CDS encoding glycosyltransferase family 9 protein — MYKLYFNFIHIGDQICTTAIPENIYHLTGNKCVISDKRIWAFDYNPYVVFMDEEESQHLPELNLIPDTRIREQCQNYANNYNSHIINSQTEFMCFNLLYDTKQKTPFPAIPLKHPRLYIFENEIIKPNRIIVHTTGSDRTRDNQPNIRTTLGEDDVRVMSDDVITSIKKNYQHYDIIQIGGKNDKPLGFGLNLCGQLNYWETAKLIAGSAKFIGVNSGPMHIANCYPRVEKRIVLQEFPASTLIQYKPGDLRNWLFSWLDPSYTYFNKYEDDIGYTYSHTKI; from the coding sequence ATGTATAAATTGTATTTTAATTTTATACATATTGGTGATCAAATCTGTACAACTGCCATTCCAGAGAATATTTATCATCTCACAGGTAACAAATGTGTAATTAGTGATAAACGCATTTGGGCATTTGATTATAACCCCTATGTTGTATTTATGGACGAGGAAGAAAGTCAGCATTTGCCAGAATTAAATCTTATACCTGATACAAGAATACGAGAGCAATGCCAAAATTATGCGAATAATTATAATTCACACATAATTAACAGCCAAACTGAATTTATGTGTTTTAATCTTCTTTATGATACAAAACAAAAAACACCATTTCCAGCCATTCCTTTAAAGCACCCTCGTTTATATATTTTTGAAAATGAAATCATTAAACCAAATAGAATTATAGTTCATACAACAGGTTCAGATAGAACAAGAGATAATCAGCCTAACATACGAACAACCTTAGGAGAAGATGATGTCCGAGTGATGTCTGACGATGTAATTACATCAATTAAAAAGAATTATCAACATTATGATATTATCCAAATTGGAGGAAAAAATGATAAGCCTCTTGGCTTTGGGCTTAATTTATGTGGGCAGTTAAACTACTGGGAAACAGCAAAACTCATTGCAGGCTCTGCAAAATTTATCGGAGTTAATTCAGGACCAATGCATATTGCTAATTGTTATCCTCGGGTTGAAAAACGGATTGTACTACAAGAGTTCCCAGCAAGCACCCTAATACAATATAAACCTGGCGATTTACGAAATTGGTTATTTTCTTGGCTTGACCCCAGTTATACCTATTTTAATAAATATGAAGACGATATTGGCTATACTTATAGCCACACAAAGATTTAA
- a CDS encoding aspartate/glutamate racemase family protein, translated as MKTLGIIGGISPKSTTSYYTQINHAINQAKGDNHSAKLIVYSVDFEQIVQCQKNGDWQQAGEILADAGKRLETIGAEAILLATNTMHKVAEPIIQAINIPFLHIIDATVQAIKEQKLNNIALLGTRFTMQDNFYRDYLNKQQINVIVPNDEQQAEIHRIIFDELCVGIIRPESKQFYLDIIKDLQQRGAEGVILGCTEIGLLIQQADYNLPLFDSTGLHSKMAIKFILE; from the coding sequence ATGAAAACCCTTGGCATCATTGGCGGAATATCGCCCAAAAGTACAACAAGTTATTATACTCAGATCAACCACGCAATTAACCAAGCAAAAGGTGATAATCACAGTGCTAAACTTATTGTTTATAGTGTTGATTTTGAACAGATCGTCCAATGTCAAAAAAATGGGGATTGGCAACAAGCGGGTGAGATTTTAGCCGACGCAGGAAAACGTCTTGAAACAATAGGGGCTGAGGCCATTTTATTAGCAACTAACACTATGCACAAAGTCGCAGAACCTATTATTCAAGCAATCAATATCCCATTTCTACATATTATTGATGCCACTGTACAAGCAATTAAAGAACAAAAATTAAATAATATTGCTCTGCTTGGTACACGTTTTACGATGCAAGATAATTTTTATCGTGATTATTTAAACAAACAGCAAATTAACGTTATTGTGCCAAATGATGAACAACAAGCAGAAATTCACCGCATTATTTTTGATGAACTGTGTGTTGGAATTATTCGCCCAGAATCAAAACAATTCTATTTAGATATCATTAAAGACTTACAACAACGAGGTGCTGAAGGCGTTATTTTAGGCTGTACCGAAATTGGTTTATTGATACAACAAGCTGATTATAATTTACCATTATTTGATAGCACTGGTTTACATTCAAAAATGGCAATCAAGTTTATATTGGAATAA
- the ilvM gene encoding acetolactate synthase 2 small subunit — protein sequence MNQYTLTIQAKQRPETLERLLRVIRHRGFTILKLNSEHGEYITLQLTVQSEREISLLVHQLVKLPDVISVN from the coding sequence ATGAATCAATATACATTAACTATTCAAGCCAAACAGCGCCCAGAAACATTAGAACGCTTATTACGAGTTATCCGCCATCGGGGTTTTACTATTCTCAAACTGAATAGTGAACACGGTGAGTACATTACATTACAGCTCACTGTACAAAGCGAACGTGAAATATCATTGTTGGTTCATCAACTGGTAAAATTACCTGATGTTATCTCTGTAAACTAA
- the ilvG gene encoding acetolactate synthase 2 catalytic subunit — MNGANLVIECLKAQGVRTLFGYPGGAIMPVYDAIYDSGLDHLLCRNEQGAAIAAIGYARSTGKTGVCIATSGPGATNLITGLADALLDSIPIVAITGQVASAFIGTDAFQEIDVLGLSLACTKHSFIVQNIDELPEIMARAFQIAESGRPGPVLIDIPKDVQFAPTSSKPIVYEKIADNTQNPTALAEAKTLLAQAKRPILYVGGGVGMGKAVQAVRSFLEITQMPSVSTLKGLGTIPPNNPLYMGMLGMHGTKTANYAVQECDLLLAVGARFDDRVTGKLDTFAPSAKVIHIDIDIAEINKLRKADVALQGNLTEAMNFLAQPLSIDAWRNDIQQMKADFDFTYQDNEGDKEIDPWALLNTLSQRKPQNAVVTTDVGQHQMWSAQHMQHFAPENYLTSAGLGTMGFGLPAAIGVAKARPQDPVILITGDGSLMMNIQEFGSIKRGNLPIKMVLLDNQRLGMVRQWQSLFFHGRHSQTILDDNPDFITLASAFGIQGERIEKASEVSEAINRLLNAENAYLLHVCIPDEENVWPLVPPNACNSDMIEEDIGV; from the coding sequence ATGAATGGTGCAAATTTAGTTATTGAATGCTTAAAAGCACAAGGGGTACGTACACTATTTGGCTACCCAGGTGGTGCAATAATGCCGGTTTATGATGCAATTTATGATTCAGGCTTAGATCATTTACTCTGTCGTAATGAACAAGGTGCAGCAATTGCGGCAATTGGCTATGCTCGCTCAACTGGAAAAACAGGCGTTTGCATTGCGACCTCAGGGCCAGGGGCTACTAATTTAATTACGGGCCTCGCCGATGCGTTACTGGATTCTATCCCAATCGTTGCCATCACAGGACAAGTAGCAAGCGCATTTATCGGTACAGATGCTTTTCAAGAAATTGATGTGTTAGGTTTATCACTTGCGTGCACAAAACACAGCTTTATCGTGCAAAATATTGATGAATTACCTGAAATTATGGCGAGAGCCTTTCAAATTGCTGAAAGCGGACGACCTGGCCCAGTACTCATTGATATTCCTAAAGACGTACAATTTGCTCCAACGTCATCAAAACCAATTGTCTATGAGAAAATTGCAGATAATACCCAAAACCCTACCGCTTTAGCTGAAGCCAAAACCTTACTTGCTCAAGCAAAACGCCCTATCCTTTATGTTGGAGGCGGTGTTGGAATGGGAAAAGCAGTACAAGCGGTACGATCTTTCCTTGAAATAACGCAAATGCCATCTGTATCCACCTTAAAAGGATTAGGTACTATCCCACCTAATAACCCACTTTATATGGGAATGCTTGGAATGCACGGCACAAAAACCGCCAATTATGCTGTTCAAGAATGCGATCTACTTCTTGCTGTTGGTGCTCGCTTTGATGACCGAGTAACAGGAAAATTAGATACCTTCGCACCAAGTGCCAAAGTAATCCATATTGATATTGATATTGCAGAAATCAATAAGTTACGAAAAGCTGATGTTGCTTTACAGGGGAATTTAACTGAAGCAATGAATTTCCTTGCCCAACCGCTCTCTATTGATGCTTGGCGTAATGATATTCAACAGATGAAAGCTGATTTTGATTTTACTTATCAAGATAATGAAGGGGATAAAGAGATTGATCCGTGGGCATTACTCAATACCCTTTCACAACGTAAACCACAAAATGCCGTAGTTACCACCGATGTTGGGCAACATCAAATGTGGTCTGCACAACATATGCAACACTTTGCCCCAGAAAATTATTTAACCTCTGCGGGGCTTGGCACAATGGGCTTTGGTTTACCTGCAGCTATTGGTGTCGCAAAAGCTCGCCCACAAGATCCTGTTATTTTGATCACAGGAGACGGCTCATTAATGATGAATATCCAAGAATTTGGTTCAATCAAAAGAGGGAATTTACCAATTAAAATGGTGCTACTTGATAACCAACGATTAGGTATGGTTCGTCAATGGCAATCGCTTTTCTTCCACGGCCGCCATAGCCAAACGATTCTTGATGATAACCCAGATTTCATCACTCTCGCGTCTGCTTTTGGAATACAAGGCGAACGCATTGAAAAGGCAAGTGAAGTTTCAGAGGCAATTAACCGCTTGTTGAATGCTGAAAATGCCTATTTACTCCACGTGTGCATTCCAGATGAAGAGAATGTCTGGCCACTTGTGCCACCAAATGCGTGTAACAGCGATATGATTGAAGAAGATATTGGGGTGTAA
- a CDS encoding FxsA family protein, translating into MPLLIFLLGIFLYIYIEISLLITVGSAIGVLPLMLLMLGISILGIWLIRMSGIRAIWQLRSQIYEGKNITQAVISSLFFVISGFLLILPGFLSDILAFLLLLPITQKFIQQIGLAFFRRKFRFDIFSSNSASFRRNTADENTFDAEFERQQDENKWIK; encoded by the coding sequence GTGCCACTACTTATTTTCTTACTTGGTATTTTTCTTTACATTTATATAGAAATTTCGTTGCTGATTACGGTAGGCTCAGCTATTGGTGTATTGCCTTTGATGCTATTGATGCTAGGTATTTCAATATTGGGTATTTGGTTAATTAGAATGAGTGGAATAAGGGCGATCTGGCAGCTTCGTTCTCAAATTTATGAGGGAAAGAATATAACACAAGCGGTTATTTCATCTTTATTTTTTGTTATTTCTGGTTTCTTACTTATTCTTCCTGGATTTTTGAGCGATATTTTAGCGTTCTTACTCTTATTACCTATTACTCAAAAATTTATACAGCAAATAGGATTGGCGTTTTTTCGTCGTAAGTTTAGATTTGATATTTTTAGTTCAAATTCAGCATCTTTTAGGAGAAATACTGCAGATGAAAATACGTTTGATGCCGAATTTGAACGCCAACAAGATGAAAATAAATGGATTAAATAG
- a CDS encoding glycosyltransferase family 8 protein gives MKKEPMIIALACDIKYSAQAITLIKSICYHKHRNVKFYLLHKDFPNEWFNVMNHYLNQLDCEIISATILHDHLQNYPTAEHITEVTYYRYYLQEIPEDRVLYLDSDIVVNGNLYDFYYQNFYDKSAVAVTDMYVNNSEHFHNIRPYFNAGVLLVNNKKWKKQNIQGSLLAYSEKFIKKVIYADQDILNIVLNNDIIVADKIYNFQAGARFGFYPQGKFELSKETEKLDQDPLIIHYTSPYKPWLISPDALFRDKYWFYFSLEWQDIIQRNLEKEGN, from the coding sequence ATGAAAAAAGAACCAATGATCATTGCATTAGCTTGTGATATTAAGTACTCAGCGCAAGCTATCACATTAATTAAATCCATCTGTTATCATAAACATCGTAATGTTAAATTTTATCTTTTACATAAAGATTTCCCCAATGAATGGTTTAATGTTATGAATCATTACCTAAATCAATTAGATTGTGAAATCATTAGTGCTACAATACTTCATGACCATCTACAGAATTACCCAACAGCAGAACATATCACTGAAGTAACATACTATCGTTATTATCTTCAAGAAATTCCGGAAGACAGAGTCCTTTATTTAGATAGCGATATTGTCGTCAATGGTAATTTATACGATTTCTATTACCAAAATTTTTATGATAAATCGGCTGTTGCTGTTACTGATATGTACGTAAACAATTCAGAACATTTCCACAATATTAGGCCCTATTTCAATGCAGGTGTTCTATTAGTAAACAATAAAAAGTGGAAGAAACAAAATATTCAAGGTTCATTACTTGCCTATTCAGAAAAATTTATAAAAAAAGTGATTTACGCAGATCAAGATATTCTCAATATAGTACTCAATAATGACATCATTGTTGCCGATAAAATATACAACTTTCAAGCTGGTGCAAGGTTTGGTTTTTATCCACAAGGAAAATTTGAATTATCGAAAGAAACAGAGAAACTAGATCAAGACCCTCTCATTATTCACTATACTAGTCCTTATAAACCATGGTTAATTTCCCCAGACGCATTATTTAGAGATAAATACTGGTTCTATTTTAGCCTTGAATGGCAAGATATTATTCAACGTAATTTGGAAAAAGAAGGTAACTAA
- the msrA gene encoding peptide-methionine (S)-S-oxide reductase MsrA — MQKDIYLAGGCFWGTEAFMQRIKGVINAESGYANGNCLNPSYQQVCSGSGHAEVVKVTYENDKISLTKLLEYYFKVIDPISINQQGADKGIQYRTGIYYVDPQDKPIIEQALNELQRQYTQPLAIENEALEHYFPAEEYHQNYLDKNPNGYCHIDGQLMNQILKEQ, encoded by the coding sequence ATGCAAAAAGATATTTACTTAGCGGGTGGTTGTTTTTGGGGAACAGAAGCCTTTATGCAACGCATCAAAGGCGTTATCAATGCTGAATCAGGCTACGCTAATGGTAACTGTTTAAACCCCAGTTATCAGCAAGTATGTAGTGGTAGCGGACACGCAGAAGTCGTCAAAGTTACCTATGAAAACGATAAAATTAGTTTAACAAAATTACTGGAGTATTATTTTAAAGTTATCGATCCAATTAGTATCAACCAGCAAGGTGCAGATAAAGGCATTCAGTATCGCACAGGGATTTATTATGTTGATCCACAAGATAAGCCTATCATTGAACAAGCACTTAACGAACTACAAAGACAATATACCCAGCCCTTAGCTATTGAAAATGAAGCACTTGAGCATTATTTTCCTGCAGAAGAATATCATCAAAATTATTTAGATAAAAATCCGAATGGCTACTGTCATATTGACGGTCAATTAATGAACCAAATTCTCAAAGAGCAATAG
- a CDS encoding YczE/YyaS/YitT family protein, whose protein sequence is MSRKSPIPKMPWAAQHQWQFKPLPLIVICIAMAVMGIGDGMIVLANFGSSPWTVFAQGLSLQTGLSIGIVIGIISLVVLLLWLPLKLRFGLGTLLNVIIIAVFIDLTVYYFPVPELLIERIAFIIIGLILFGVSTTFYLSCELGAGPRDGLMVGICQKYGWRVGIVRTTIEVSACLCGYLLGGTVGISTLAFALGVGWIIQGTAIVFQHYKRLD, encoded by the coding sequence ATGAGTAGAAAATCCCCTATTCCTAAAATGCCTTGGGCAGCACAACATCAATGGCAGTTTAAACCCCTTCCACTGATTGTTATTTGCATTGCAATGGCTGTAATGGGTATCGGAGATGGTATGATCGTGCTTGCTAATTTTGGCTCAAGCCCTTGGACTGTTTTTGCACAAGGGCTTTCCCTACAAACAGGGCTATCGATTGGTATTGTGATTGGCATCATCAGCCTCGTAGTACTACTACTTTGGCTACCATTAAAATTACGTTTTGGGTTAGGTACGCTATTAAACGTCATAATTATTGCTGTATTTATCGATCTTACCGTCTATTATTTCCCCGTTCCTGAGCTATTGATTGAACGTATCGCTTTTATTATTATTGGATTAATACTATTTGGAGTAAGCACAACATTCTATCTTTCTTGCGAACTTGGAGCTGGCCCACGAGATGGGCTAATGGTCGGTATCTGCCAAAAATATGGTTGGCGAGTTGGCATTGTTCGTACCACTATTGAAGTCAGTGCTTGCCTATGTGGCTATTTACTTGGCGGTACAGTAGGTATTAGTACACTTGCCTTTGCCCTTGGCGTTGGTTGGATTATTCAAGGAACTGCAATCGTTTTTCAACACTACAAGCGGTTAGATTAG